A genome region from Setaria italica strain Yugu1 chromosome III, Setaria_italica_v2.0, whole genome shotgun sequence includes the following:
- the LOC101770658 gene encoding UDP-sulfoquinovose synthase, chloroplastic produces the protein MKMAHLITNCTFSASPAVKTLSGSPSYCCNVGRLQNSKSSNLSLKSSSKRQKKSYVTCASAAVQGHTQTPLAGSQEASSSKPKKVMVIGGDGYCGWATALHLSNKGYEVAIVDNLVRRLFDHQLGLDSLTPITSIQNRVRRWKSLTGKTIQLFIGDICDFEFLSEAFKSFEPDAAVHFGEQRSAPYSMIDRSRAVYTQHNNVIGTLNVLFAIKEYSEECHLVKLGTMGEYGTPNIDIEEGFITITHNGRTDTLPYPKQASSFYHLSKVHDSHNIAFTCKAWGIRATDLNQGVVYGVRTDETAMHEELSNRFDYDGVFGTALNRFCVQAAVGHPLTVYGKGGQTRGYLDIRDTVQCVELAIANPAKPGEFRVFNQFTEQFSVNELAKLVTAAGAKLGLDVQTKSVPNPRVEAEEHYYNAKHTKLIELGLEPHLLSDSLLDSLLNFAVQYKDRVDIAQIMPSVSWKKMGAKPRTVSV, from the exons ATGAAAATGGCACATTTGATAACTAACTGTACTTTCAGTGCATCTCCTGCTGTTAAGACGCTCTCCGGATCTCCTAGTTATTGCTGCAATGTTGGCCGATTACAGAACTCAAAATCTTCAAATCTGTCCCTCAAATCTTCTTCCAAGAGACAAAAGAAGTCATATGTTACTTGTGCTAGTGCTGCTGTACAAGGACATACACAAACACCTCTTGCTGGTAGTCAGGAAGCTTCATCCTCCAAGCCTAAAAAAGTAATGGTTATTGGTGGAGATGGATACTGTGGGTGGGCGACAGCTCTTCATCTCTCCAACAAAGGTTATGAGGTCGCTATTGTCGATAATCTTGTTCGACGTCTTTTTGATCACCAACTTGGTCTTGATTCCCTTACCCCCATAACTTCCATCCAAAATCGTGTCCGTAGATGGAAGTCTCTCACTGGCAAGACAATTCAGCTCTTTATTGGTGACATATGTGATTTTGAATTCCTCTCAGAAGCCTTCAAGTCTTTTGAGCCAGATGCTGCTGTCCACTTTGGTGAGCAGAGATCCGCACCATACTCTATGATTGATCGTTCAAGGGCAGTCTACACACAGCATAACAATGTTATTGGAACACTTAATGTCTTGTTTGCCATTAAGGAGTACAGTGAAGAGTGCCATCTGGTTAAGCTGGGAACTATGGGTGAGTATGGAACACCAAACATTGACATTGAAGAGGGGTTTATCACTATTACTCATAATGGAAGAACTGACACCTTGCCTTACCCAAAACAAGCAAGCTCCTTCTACCATCTAAGCAAAGTGCATGACTCCCACAACATAGCATTTACTTGCAAGGCTTGGGGTATAAGGGCCACAGATCTTAACCAAGGTGTTGTCTATGGAGTCAGAACAGATGAAACTGCAATGCATGAGGAGCTATCTAACAGGTTTGACTATGATGGTGTCTTTGGGACAGCACTAAATAGGTTCTGTGTCCAGGCTGCTGTAGGGCATCCACTTACAGTATACGGAAAAGGTGGTCAG ACCCGTGGATATCTGGACATCAGGGACACTGTGCAGTGCGTTGAGCTAGCAATAGCCAACCCAGCCAAACCCGGCGAGTTCAGAGTCTTCAATCAGTTCACAGAGCAGTTCTCCGTCAACGAACTGGCCAAGCTCGTGACTGCTGCAGGAGCCAAGCTCGGTCTGGACGTGCAGACCAAGTCGGTCCCCAACCCACGGGTCGAGGCTGAGGAGCACTACTACAATGCCAAGCACACGAAGCTGATTGAGCTGGGCCTGGAGCCCCACCTGCTCTCGGATTCCCTGCTCGACTCGCTGCTCAACTTTGCCGTCCAGTACAAGGACAGGGTCGACATTGCCCAGATCATGCCCAGCGTTTCGTGGAAGAAGATGGGCGCCAAGCCACGGACAGTCTCCGTTTAG
- the LOC101770256 gene encoding UDP-D-xylose:L-fucose alpha-1,3-D-xylosyltransferase MGP4 produces the protein MSLHQRPHQKPQAAGDSLPVSSPSAAAAPSRPLPLLTLPYLFSLLALLFFAALLLPWGPARPSSAPASPWRAYTLQEAAAFAAAAGNGTVLLAAVSGPYLPFLSNWLISVRRAGRADQVLVIAEDYETLDRINAAWPGHAVLVPPAPDAQAAHKFGSQGFFNFTSRRPRHLLQILELGYSVMYNDVDMVWLADPFPYIVRDHDVYFMDDMTPVKPLDHSHELPPPGKKGRTYICSCMIFLRPTEGAKLLLRKWIEELKEQPWSKQKKANDQPGFNWALNKTAGQVDVYLLPQSAFPTGGLYFKNKTWVKETKGKHVIIHNNYITGFEKKIKRFRDHGLWLEFRTPMGQGAAKAKQGGEEAAAQKTEKKDEKKAHKSNDADELIAFMKKHYDEKVKDVKTFDAFYHAIYELIERFCEERGQLQYRIPTKAELEKQYYKAHPSGTANLTPEQFEKIATGILKMDSFTFGRAAVDILAFLFGLPVCALLAKRVVPGLKSISDDIVIPAATSGAVIYLAKSNKL, from the exons ATGTCGCTCCACCAGCGGCCGCACCAGAAGCCGCAGGCCGCCGGCGACTCCCTCCCCGtttcctccccctccgccgccgccgccccatccCGCCCGCTCCCCCTCCTCACGCTCCCCtacctcttctccctcctcgcgctcctcttcttcgccgccctcctcctcccctggggccccgcccgcccctcctCGGCCCCCGCCTCCCCGTGGCGCGCCTACACGCTCCAGGAGGCTgcggccttcgccgccgccgcgggcaacGGCACCGTACTCCTCGCCGCGGTCTCCGGGCCCtacctccccttcctctccaactggctcatcagcgtccgccgcgccggccgcgccgaccAGGTGCTCGTCATTGCCGAGGACTACGAGACCCTCGACCGCATCAACGCCGCCTGGCCGGGGCACGCCGTCCTCGTGCCCCCCGCGCCCGACGCCCAGGCAGCGCACAAGTTCGGATCCCAG GGGTTCTTCAACTTCACctcgcgccggccgcggcaccTTCTGCAGATCCTTGAGCTGGGGTATAGCGTCATGTACAACGATGTCGACATGGTGTGGCTCGCCGACCCGTTCCCCTACATCGTTAGGGATCACGACGTGTACTTCATGGACGACATGACTCCT GTGAAACCACTCGACCATTCGCATGAGCTGCCACCGCCGGGCAAGAAAGGGAGGACTTATATTTGCAGCTGCATGATCTTCCTCCGGCCGACTGAAGGTGCCAAGCTGTTGCTGAGGAAGTGGATTGAGGAGCTCAAGGAGCAGCCTTGGTCAAAGCAGAAGAAGGCAAATGATCAGCCAGGTTTCAACTGGGCTTTGAACAAGACTGCTGGGCAG GTTGATGTGTACCTGCTGCCTCAGTCTGCATTTCCAACTGGAGGCCTATATTTCAAGAATAAAACATGGGTCAAGGAGACGAAGGGCAAGCATGTCATTATACATAATAACTACATCACAGGGTTTGAGAAGAAGATAAAACGGTTCCGTGATCATGGGCTGTGGCTG GAATTCAGAACTCCCATGGGCCAAGGAGCTGCGAAGGCGAAGCAAG GgggtgaggaggcggcggcgcagaagacggagaagaaggatgagaagaaagCGCACAAATCCAATGACGCAGACGAGCTCATTGCGTTCATGAAGAAGCACTACGACGAGAAAGTGAAGGACGTAAAAACCTTCGATGCATTCTACCACGCCATTTACGAGCTCATCGA GAGGTTTTGCGAGGAGCGTGGGCAGTTGCAGTACAGGATACCAACAAAAGCGGAGCTCGAGAAACAGTACTAT AAGGCCCACCCGTCGGGCACGGCGAACCTGACCCCGGAGCAGTTCGAGAAGATCGCGACGGGGATCCTGAAGATGGACAGCTTCACCTTCGGCAGGGCGGCCGTGGACATCCTCGCCTTCCTCTTCGGCCTGCCCGTGTGCGCGCTCCTCGCCAAGAGGGTCGTCCCGGGCCTCAAGTCCATTTCCGACGACATCGTCATCCCGGCGGCCACCTCCGGCGCCGTCATCTACCTCGCCAAGTCCAACAAGCTCTGA
- the LOC111256859 gene encoding uncharacterized protein LOC111256859 — MNYRFWSNMLEVINYFEPLTFVLRRVDGDVPAMGYIYGDLLKAKQEIAACLNRNEKKYGSIWKIIDGRWDSKLKTALHKARYFLNLSFFYENRNEMEEEGMMEVVIECATRMYRDDITVQDNIVAQLSMYAEATEIFGTTIAIRQRNSQEISPANWWSAHGTCAKDLKKMAIRILSLTCSSSTCERNWSAFESVHSKKRTRLGQ, encoded by the exons ATGAACTATAGGTTTTGGTCAAATATGCTTGAGGTTATAAACTATTTTGAGCCACTTACATTTGTACTTAGGAGGGTGGATGGTGATGTTCCAGCAATGGGATACATTTATGGTGACCTTCTCAAAGCAAAGCAGGAAATTGCAGCATGCTTAAATAGAAATGAGAAGAAATATGGTTCTATTTGGAAAATCATAGATGGAAGGTGGGACAGCAAGCTTAAGACTGCATTGCATAAAGCTAGGTATTTCTTGAATCTAAGCTTCTTCTATGAGAACAGGAATGAAATGGAGGAAGAGGGAATGATGGAAGTAGTTATAGAATGTGCTACTCGTATGTATCGTGATGATATCACTGTGCAAGATAATATTGTTGCTCAGCTTAGTATGTATGCTGAAGCCACAGAAATTTTTGGTACAACAATCGCCATAAGACAAAGGAACAGTCAAGAAATCTCCCCAG CAAATTGGTGGTCTGCACATGGAACTTGTGCTAAGGATTTAAAGAAGATGGCTATCAGAATTTTAAGCTTGACATGTAGTTCTTCCACATGCGAAAGAAATTGGAGTGCATTTGAGAGT GTGCATTCTAAGAAAAGGACGAGATTGGGTCAATGA